A single region of the Epinephelus moara isolate mb chromosome 16, YSFRI_EMoa_1.0, whole genome shotgun sequence genome encodes:
- the gpr61 gene encoding G-protein coupled receptor 61: protein MERPVTPSPSWNTSLQGLPVFPDSLHSNISNVTKPVLSSRGGIDVNQSLALCAMLIIDVLAVVGNLAVMIVITKTPQLRKFAFVFHLCLVDLLAALVLMPLGMLSDRILVDEALCRSYLCLSVCLVSAAILTICAINVERYYYIVHPMRHEVKMTVRVVVMVLVGIWIKAVVMSVLPLLGWLLQGSQGGGTPSLLVQGQRHCSLHWTGGRTTRLLFMVFFTFIYFLCPMLIILVVYCNMFKVARVAAMQHGPLPTWMDTPRQRSESISSHSTMAASLGGTGARTTPQRTFSGGKAAVVLVAVGGQFLCCWLPYFSFHLYSAVASTSPTSLAQLEDVVTWIGYFCFTSNPFFYGCLNRQIREELGRHLACLFKRAGPGEGEQLPSREASIEENFLQFLQGTGCNLEPCNSHSRASPEEPETEGLQESAVQQNTPADFHIPGQILEETSEFIQRQQLNNELHVSENCCKTVPEL from the coding sequence ATGGAGCGTCCTGTCACACCGAGCCCCTCCTGGAACACGTCTCTCCAGGGCCTACCCGTGTTTCCAGACTCGCTGCACTCGAACATCTCTAACGTGACCAAGCCGGTCTTAAGCAGCCGAGGTGGGATAGATGTGAACCAGTCCTTGGCGCTGTGTGCCATGCTCATCATTGATGTGCTGGCAGTGGTGGGGAACTTGGCTGTGATGATTGTCATCACCAAAACGCCGCAGCTGCGCAAGTTTGCCTTCGTGTTCCACCTGTGTCTGGTGGACCTGCTGGCAGCGCTGGTGTTGATGCCTCTGGGGATGCTGTCAGACCGAATCCTGGTGGACGAGGCGCTGTGTCGGAGCTACCTCTGCTTGAGTGTGTGTCTAGTTAGCGCTGCCATCCTCACCATCTGTGCCATCAATGTGGAGCGCTACTACTACATTGTCCACCCCATGCGTCACGAGGTGAAGATGACGGTGAGGGTGGTGGTGATGGTACTAGTGGGAATCTGGATTAAAGCTGTTGTTATGTCAGTGCTGCCTCTCCTGGGGTGGCTGCTCCAGGGGAGCCAAGGTGGAGGGACTCCTTCACTCCTCGTTCAGGGTCAGAGACACTGCTCTCTACACTGGACGGGAGGCAGGACCACACGGCTGCTTTTCATGGTCTTCTTTACATTCATCTATTTTCTGTGCCCCATGCTGATCATTCTGGTCGTCTACTGCAACATGTTCAAGGTGGCGCGGGTAGCAGCCATGCAGCACGGCCCCCTTCCCACTTGGATGGACACGCCGCGACAACGGTCTGAGTCCATCAGTAGTCACTCCACCATGGCGGCCAGCCTCGGTGGAACTGGTGCCCGCACCACCCCTCAGAGGACCTTCAGCGGCGGGAAGGCTGCGGTGGTCCTGGTGGCGGTGGGAGGCCagttcctctgctgctggctgccATATTTCTCCTTCCACCTTTACTCGGCTGTGGCGTCTACCTCTCCCACCTCGCTGGCCCAGCTGGAGGACGTAGTCACATGGATTGGCTATTTCTGCTTCACCTCCAACCCCTTCTTCTACGGCTGCCTGAACCGGCAGATTCGTGAGGAGCTGGGCCGCCACCTGGCTTGTCTCTTCAAGCGGGCTGGGCCCGGCGAAGGGGAGCAGCTGCCCAGCCGCGAGGCCTCTATTGAGGAGAACTTTTTGCAGTTCCTTCAGGGCACTGGATGCAATCTGGAGCCCTGCAACTCTCACAGCAGAGCCAGCCCAGAGGAGCCAGAGACTGAGGGCCTTCAGGAATCAGCTGTTCAGCAGAACACGCCAGCTGACTTCCACATCCCAGGGCAGATCCTTGAGGAAACCTCAGAGTTCATACAGCGGCAACAGCTGAACAATGAGCTACATGTCTCAGAGAACTGCTGCAAAACTGTACCAGAGCTGTAG